A region from the Arthrobacter roseus genome encodes:
- a CDS encoding PQQ-dependent sugar dehydrogenase, whose translation MTVRGPIGRACVAMLACTALTSCTTPLDTDHAQASSQAAANSRLAEPETIAGGLDVPWSIAFHEGTTLISERDSARIVELDQDGNTREVGTVGGVEGDGEGGLLGITVKDGYLFAYSTGAGENRIGRYKLTGSAGSLELSSREKILDGIPSAGIHNGGRIAFGPDGMLYATAGDAGNTDNAQDLDSLGGKILRMTAEGAVPEGNPFPDSLVYSYGHRNPQGIAWATDDTMYASEFGQSTWDELNIIEAGSNYGWPEVEGIAEQDGYVDPVQQWEPSEASPSGIAVTDGAIFIANLRGERLREVPLSDPSTSTEHFVGEYGRLRDVTVAPDGAVWMLTNNTDGRGDPAPEDDRLLSIDLD comes from the coding sequence ATGACCGTGAGAGGACCGATAGGGCGGGCCTGCGTTGCGATGCTGGCCTGTACCGCGTTGACGTCCTGCACAACTCCGCTAGACACTGACCATGCACAGGCCTCATCCCAGGCCGCGGCAAACTCCCGGCTGGCGGAGCCTGAAACCATTGCGGGCGGTCTGGACGTACCGTGGTCGATCGCGTTCCACGAAGGCACCACGCTGATTAGCGAACGCGATTCTGCGCGGATCGTCGAACTGGATCAGGACGGAAACACCCGCGAGGTTGGAACGGTCGGAGGGGTCGAAGGGGATGGTGAAGGCGGTCTGCTTGGCATCACAGTCAAGGATGGATACCTTTTCGCTTACAGCACTGGTGCCGGGGAGAACCGGATCGGACGTTATAAACTGACCGGGAGTGCGGGGTCCTTGGAGCTGAGCTCACGCGAGAAGATCCTCGACGGTATTCCGTCTGCGGGCATTCACAACGGCGGCCGGATCGCGTTTGGTCCTGACGGGATGCTCTACGCGACGGCGGGCGACGCCGGAAACACTGACAACGCCCAGGACCTCGATTCCCTCGGCGGAAAGATTCTTCGAATGACAGCCGAGGGTGCCGTGCCGGAGGGCAACCCGTTTCCCGATTCACTCGTTTATAGCTACGGACACCGCAACCCTCAGGGCATCGCCTGGGCAACAGACGACACGATGTACGCCTCGGAGTTCGGGCAGAGCACCTGGGATGAGCTAAACATCATCGAGGCAGGCAGCAATTACGGCTGGCCTGAGGTGGAGGGCATCGCGGAGCAGGACGGGTACGTGGACCCGGTGCAGCAGTGGGAGCCATCCGAGGCGAGCCCCAGCGGCATAGCCGTCACCGACGGCGCCATCTTCATTGCGAATCTGCGCGGCGAACGACTCCGCGAAGTCCCGCTGTCCGACCCGTCAACGTCCACCGAGCACTTCGTCGGCGAATATGGCCGACTCAGAGACGTCACCGTTGCTCCGGACGGTGCGGTGTGGATGCTCACCAACAACACTGACGGGCGCGGAGACCCGGCCCCGGAAGACGACCGTCTACTCAGCATCGACCTCGACTGA
- a CDS encoding VOC family protein — MTAWPGGISAITLFVEDLNVAKRFYQNAFNLPIHYEDDDSAVFRFGETLINLLKNSAAHELIEPAIVETSNSIHRSQFTLQVNDVDAQCSELTSRGVELLNGPIDRPWGIRTASFTDPDGHIWEIAH, encoded by the coding sequence ATGACTGCTTGGCCAGGCGGTATCAGTGCCATCACGCTATTTGTCGAAGACCTGAACGTTGCCAAACGGTTTTACCAGAATGCGTTCAACCTTCCCATCCATTACGAAGATGATGACTCAGCAGTGTTCAGATTCGGGGAGACCCTGATCAATCTGCTCAAGAATTCTGCAGCACACGAACTGATTGAGCCCGCGATCGTGGAAACGAGCAACTCGATCCACCGATCGCAGTTCACTCTGCAGGTCAACGACGTCGACGCCCAATGCAGCGAGTTGACGTCCCGCGGTGTTGAACTCCTGAATGGCCCCATAGACCGGCCGTGGGGAATCAGGACCGCCAGCTTCACAGACCCTGACGGTCACATCTGGGAGATCGCCCACTAG
- a CDS encoding MFS transporter, translated as MTEPSSSRQGLLRQNPAFVRFWVASTVSDFGTYITTVALSVLILVVLNGTAVDQGLVNAARWAPYLMFGLVAGIWVDRTRKRTVLVAGDLGRGLVLAVLCITAIVGVLSIPALLVLMFLFGILALMSDAAYQSFLPQLVPRPLLVKANARLQQSDTVAQTSGGAIAGGLVALVSAPFALLIDAVSYFFSGAVLLSLRSPIPEQPAPRGGTVSSRIAEGLRWVYGHEYLAPMAWTTHLWFIGSAMMGTVVPVLLLKDLGIGALGLGLVTGCAGIGAVIGTLISTGLGQRLGTGWTIIAAALIQPFAVGLIALAPLLDTGPASPGSPAEWPPQLWGAFALAASGQLLFGFALGTQGPLEMGYRQAVTPDRLLARMSATMRSINRGMIVVGAPLGGAIAASAGTGTALWIASGIMLVSSVSLLCSRVRHANIDEQLLTDDAARE; from the coding sequence ATGACTGAGCCTTCCTCGTCTCGCCAGGGTTTGCTCCGGCAAAACCCAGCTTTTGTCAGGTTCTGGGTGGCTTCCACCGTCTCCGACTTCGGCACTTACATCACTACGGTGGCGCTATCGGTACTGATCCTCGTGGTTCTGAACGGGACAGCTGTGGACCAGGGTTTGGTCAACGCCGCGCGATGGGCTCCCTATCTGATGTTCGGGCTCGTCGCCGGAATATGGGTGGACCGGACCAGAAAACGGACAGTGCTCGTTGCCGGAGATCTGGGGCGCGGCCTCGTCCTGGCGGTTCTCTGCATTACGGCGATTGTGGGCGTGCTCAGCATTCCGGCACTGCTGGTATTGATGTTCCTCTTCGGCATCCTCGCGTTGATGAGCGATGCCGCTTACCAGTCGTTCCTCCCCCAATTGGTACCCCGGCCGCTCCTGGTCAAGGCGAACGCACGACTCCAGCAAAGCGACACGGTGGCCCAAACCAGTGGTGGAGCCATCGCTGGCGGTCTGGTCGCGTTGGTCAGCGCTCCCTTCGCGCTTCTGATCGACGCCGTTTCCTACTTCTTCTCCGGGGCTGTGCTGCTGTCACTTCGCAGCCCGATTCCGGAGCAGCCCGCCCCTCGCGGCGGAACTGTCAGTAGCAGGATCGCCGAGGGGCTGCGCTGGGTCTACGGGCATGAGTATCTGGCACCCATGGCCTGGACCACGCACCTCTGGTTCATTGGCTCAGCCATGATGGGCACCGTTGTCCCCGTGCTGTTGCTGAAGGACCTGGGCATAGGTGCACTTGGGCTGGGGTTGGTGACTGGTTGCGCAGGCATTGGCGCTGTCATCGGAACCCTCATATCGACAGGGCTCGGCCAACGCCTTGGAACCGGCTGGACCATCATTGCTGCGGCTCTAATCCAACCGTTCGCCGTCGGCCTGATAGCGCTGGCGCCGCTCCTCGATACGGGCCCTGCCTCCCCCGGATCTCCCGCTGAGTGGCCACCGCAGTTGTGGGGCGCCTTCGCTCTGGCTGCCAGCGGTCAACTGCTCTTTGGCTTTGCACTGGGAACCCAAGGACCACTGGAAATGGGGTACCGGCAGGCGGTGACGCCAGACAGACTCCTTGCGCGCATGAGCGCCACCATGCGGTCCATCAACCGCGGCATGATCGTCGTGGGCGCGCCTCTGGGCGGAGCGATCGCCGCCTCCGCGGGGACCGGAACAGCACTGTGGATTGCCTCCGGCATCATGCTCGTATCCTCTGTGTCTTTACTCTGTTCGCGCGTTCGACACGCCAATATCGACGAGCAACTCCTCACGGACGACGCCGCGCGGGAGTAG
- a CDS encoding DNA-3-methyladenine glycosylase family protein has protein sequence MSPSISSASLTGVPERSLSAEITPDGPYSLRSSIGVLQCGTHDPSFHWHDDAAWIAFHTEEGAVTLRLQHIGGLNSAIVRARAWGPGAAVALESVPALVGMDDNWDTFDNPEFHSTLPDLAVKGRYLNPGLRLPSTGRVLDTLARVTLEQKVTGIEAKRAWRYLLHRHGDPAPEAGHAAPSHLRLPPTAQQWRAIPSWEWHKAGVDSKRSATILEAARRAPALERLAAVPSDAELRRKLLTVPGIGPWTVAETVQRTHGCPDSISVGDYHLAAYVGAALTGRRTDDAGMLTLLKPWAGQRQRLVRMLYASGFRKPTFGPRLAPSDHRHR, from the coding sequence ATGTCTCCTTCGATCTCTTCCGCGTCCCTGACAGGGGTCCCGGAGCGGTCGCTTTCAGCGGAAATTACCCCGGACGGCCCCTACAGTCTTCGCTCTTCCATCGGGGTACTTCAGTGCGGTACCCACGACCCTTCGTTTCATTGGCACGACGACGCCGCGTGGATCGCCTTTCACACAGAAGAAGGAGCTGTGACACTGCGGCTGCAACACATCGGCGGCCTCAATAGCGCAATCGTCAGGGCACGTGCGTGGGGGCCAGGGGCCGCCGTCGCGCTTGAATCGGTACCCGCGTTGGTGGGTATGGACGACAATTGGGACACTTTCGACAACCCCGAATTCCATTCGACGCTCCCCGATCTTGCCGTCAAGGGCCGCTACCTGAATCCCGGGCTTCGGCTACCGTCCACTGGCCGAGTGCTGGACACGTTGGCCCGGGTCACGCTCGAGCAGAAAGTCACCGGCATCGAAGCCAAACGAGCTTGGCGCTACCTGCTCCACCGGCATGGCGATCCGGCCCCAGAAGCTGGCCACGCTGCGCCGTCGCACCTTCGACTCCCGCCAACCGCACAGCAATGGCGCGCCATTCCATCCTGGGAATGGCACAAGGCAGGCGTCGACAGCAAGCGTTCCGCCACAATCCTCGAAGCCGCACGACGAGCTCCCGCACTGGAGCGGCTGGCCGCCGTGCCATCGGACGCAGAGTTGCGTCGCAAACTGCTAACTGTCCCCGGCATCGGCCCCTGGACCGTCGCCGAAACCGTTCAACGCACACATGGCTGTCCCGATTCGATCTCCGTTGGCGACTACCACTTGGCGGCTTATGTAGGCGCGGCCCTCACCGGCCGCCGGACGGATGACGCCGGCATGCTGACTCTCCTTAAACCGTGGGCCGGGCAACGACAGCGCCTGGTGCGGATGCTTTATGCGAGCGGATTTCGGAAACCAACCTTCGGCCCGCGACTCGCGCCGTCGGACCATCGGCACCGCTAA
- a CDS encoding ribose-phosphate diphosphokinase, protein MKETAVFAGSAGHDFADEICGILGRPLNPSRTQRFANDCLESQLLENCRERDVFIVQPLVYPVQENLMELLLMADAAKGASAGRITAVIPHYSYARSDKKDAPRISVGGKLVANLLKTAGVNRVLTMTLHAPQVQAFFDVPVDHLHALRELAAHFTSSDLSNTVVVSPDLGNAKAATAFSRLLGTSVAAGAKERFEDDRVVITSIIGDVKDKDVIILDDEIANGSTVLELLDHLESAGARDVRVVCTHGIFSNGAVSRIADHKNVTEIVATNTAPIGTEKLHPKLTVISVASAFAEAIRRIHTGESVSELF, encoded by the coding sequence ATGAAGGAAACCGCAGTCTTTGCTGGAAGTGCCGGACACGACTTCGCCGATGAAATTTGCGGTATTTTGGGACGGCCATTGAATCCATCGAGGACCCAGCGGTTTGCCAATGACTGTCTGGAGTCCCAGCTCTTGGAGAACTGCCGAGAGCGCGACGTATTCATCGTGCAGCCGTTGGTGTACCCAGTACAAGAAAATCTCATGGAATTGTTACTCATGGCCGACGCTGCCAAAGGGGCATCCGCCGGTCGCATCACTGCAGTTATTCCCCACTATTCCTATGCCAGGTCTGATAAGAAGGACGCACCTCGGATTTCTGTGGGAGGAAAGCTTGTCGCCAATTTGTTGAAAACGGCTGGCGTCAACAGAGTCCTCACTATGACGCTTCACGCGCCACAGGTCCAGGCATTCTTCGACGTTCCTGTCGATCATTTGCACGCGCTGAGGGAACTCGCGGCGCATTTCACTTCGTCGGACCTTTCAAACACAGTTGTGGTTTCCCCGGACCTCGGCAACGCGAAGGCCGCGACTGCGTTCTCCCGTCTACTCGGCACTTCCGTAGCGGCGGGAGCAAAAGAACGATTTGAAGATGACAGGGTAGTCATCACTTCAATCATTGGCGATGTGAAGGACAAGGACGTAATCATCCTTGATGACGAGATTGCGAACGGCAGCACGGTCCTGGAGCTTCTGGACCATCTAGAATCGGCTGGCGCTCGAGACGTACGTGTTGTCTGCACCCACGGCATCTTCTCCAATGGAGCTGTCTCACGCATTGCCGACCATAAAAACGTAACGGAAATCGTGGCTACAAACACGGCCCCGATTGGCACCGAAAAGTTGCATCCAAAGTTGACCGTAATATCTGTCGCTAGCGCATTTGCGGAAGCCATCCGCCGGATCCATACGGGCGAATCGGTGAGCGAATTGTTTTAG
- the trxA gene encoding thioredoxin codes for MATIDITEATFPDTVENNDIVFVDFWAEWCGPCKQFAPVYDAVSQKHDDIAFAKVDTEAEQSLAAAAGITSIPTLMAFREKVLVFSQPGALNATQFTELVDAVKGLDMKAVHEQVAEQQAEAENSAQQPAEAVDAEQPEGNRAQ; via the coding sequence ATGGCAACCATCGATATTACCGAGGCAACCTTCCCCGACACCGTTGAAAACAATGACATTGTTTTCGTTGATTTCTGGGCCGAATGGTGCGGTCCATGCAAGCAGTTCGCGCCGGTATACGACGCAGTTTCACAGAAGCACGATGACATCGCCTTTGCGAAGGTGGACACCGAAGCGGAGCAGTCGTTGGCTGCCGCAGCGGGGATCACGTCCATCCCCACGCTGATGGCATTCCGCGAGAAGGTTCTGGTGTTCTCGCAGCCCGGAGCTTTGAACGCCACCCAGTTCACGGAGCTCGTGGACGCGGTCAAGGGTCTGGACATGAAGGCCGTGCATGAGCAGGTTGCGGAGCAGCAGGCCGAGGCCGAGAATTCCGCACAGCAGCCCGCTGAGGCAGTAGATGCCGAGCAGCCCGAGGGCAATCGGGCACAGTAG
- a CDS encoding AMP-binding protein, with translation MQSYTSEPSSQPLLEETIGHNLERMVTLHAERDAVIEVATGRRWTYTEFNADVDKLARGLLAMGLEAEDRVGIWSPNCAAWTILQYATAKIGVVLVNVNPAYRTHELEFVMQQCGMRMLVLAPGDKSSDYPAMARQARQNCPELTDLVFIDGDSGHAEVVGESSFDSVLARASDVEPSVLSHRMDTLSADDAINLQYTSGTTGFPKGATLTHRNILNNGFFIGELMNYTERDRVVLPVPFYHCFGMVIGNLNALSHGAATIIPGRSFKPDEALRAVQEHGGTSLYGVPTMFIAELALPNFKDYDLSTLRTGVMAGSPCPASVMRQVIDEMNMLEVAICYGMTETSPVSTMTRSDDSVARRTETVGRTMPHLESQIVDPGTGEPVERGEIGELCTRGYSVMLGYWNQPEKTAEAIDADGWMHTGDLGRMDDDGYVSIEGRIKDMVIRGGENIYPREIEEFLYRHPAIQDVQVIGVPDERYGEELMACIILKPDVGPLVADDVVAFCSGKLARFKIPRYIDIRESFPMTVSGKIRKVEMRQEAVKRLGLPT, from the coding sequence ATGCAGTCCTATACTTCTGAACCATCCAGCCAACCGTTGTTGGAAGAGACAATCGGTCACAACCTGGAGCGTATGGTCACGCTGCACGCGGAGCGAGACGCCGTGATAGAGGTAGCCACGGGCCGGCGCTGGACCTACACGGAGTTCAATGCCGACGTCGACAAGCTGGCGCGCGGACTTCTGGCCATGGGTCTTGAAGCCGAGGACAGGGTGGGTATTTGGTCGCCGAACTGTGCGGCGTGGACCATTCTGCAGTACGCGACCGCGAAAATCGGTGTGGTTCTGGTGAACGTTAATCCGGCCTATCGGACCCACGAGCTGGAGTTCGTCATGCAGCAGTGCGGTATGCGGATGCTGGTGTTGGCGCCAGGGGACAAATCGAGTGATTACCCGGCCATGGCGAGGCAAGCGCGGCAGAACTGCCCCGAACTGACTGACCTGGTGTTCATCGATGGAGACAGCGGCCATGCTGAGGTGGTGGGGGAGTCCAGTTTTGATTCGGTGCTGGCCCGGGCGTCCGACGTCGAACCTTCCGTTTTGTCCCATCGGATGGACACGCTGAGCGCCGATGACGCCATCAACCTGCAGTACACGTCGGGGACAACGGGTTTTCCCAAGGGCGCCACCCTGACGCACAGAAACATTCTCAACAATGGGTTCTTCATTGGCGAGCTCATGAACTACACGGAACGGGACCGCGTGGTTCTGCCCGTGCCCTTTTACCACTGTTTCGGCATGGTGATCGGGAACCTGAATGCGCTCTCGCACGGTGCGGCGACCATCATCCCGGGGCGCTCGTTCAAACCTGACGAGGCGCTGCGGGCGGTGCAGGAGCACGGCGGTACGTCACTTTACGGGGTGCCCACCATGTTCATTGCCGAACTGGCGCTGCCAAACTTCAAGGATTATGACCTGTCAACGCTGCGTACTGGTGTGATGGCCGGTTCGCCGTGTCCGGCGTCGGTCATGCGTCAAGTCATCGATGAAATGAACATGCTGGAGGTGGCCATCTGTTACGGCATGACGGAAACCTCGCCGGTTTCCACGATGACCAGATCTGATGATTCGGTGGCGCGCCGCACGGAGACGGTGGGCCGCACCATGCCGCACCTCGAGTCGCAGATTGTCGATCCTGGGACGGGCGAGCCGGTGGAGCGCGGCGAGATTGGCGAACTGTGCACGCGCGGTTACAGCGTCATGCTGGGCTACTGGAACCAACCCGAGAAGACGGCCGAAGCCATCGATGCGGATGGCTGGATGCACACCGGTGACCTTGGCCGGATGGACGACGACGGTTACGTCAGCATTGAGGGCAGGATCAAGGACATGGTGATCCGCGGCGGTGAGAACATTTATCCGCGTGAGATCGAGGAGTTCCTGTACCGGCACCCTGCGATTCAGGATGTCCAGGTGATCGGGGTGCCGGACGAGAGATACGGCGAGGAGCTGATGGCTTGCATCATTCTCAAGCCCGACGTCGGCCCGCTGGTGGCGGACGACGTCGTTGCCTTCTGTAGTGGCAAACTCGCCCGTTTCAAGATCCCCCGCTACATCGACATCCGGGAGAGCTTTCCCATGACGGTCTCCGGAAAAATTCGCAAGGTGGAGATGCGGCAGGAAGCTGTGAAACGTCTGGGTCTGCCAACATGA